The stretch of DNA GTATTGCGATGTCGAAATCTATCAGGCTGACCACACGCGAGCTACGACTGCCTATGAATCTCACCAAACTTTAGCTGCCGCTCAAGGGTGGTTTTTGCAAATCACTCCTGCCTCTCCCTCGAATGTTGCTTTTTTAGAGAGGGAAGCTCTGCAATTTTGCCCTATTACTCCAGATAAAGCGCCTCCTAATGTCAGCCAATTAGTCATCCTCGCTTGCTCTATTTACGATGATCAAGGGGTTTTAGGGGATCTGTGGCTGTTTAGGCGAAAAGAAGAAAGCTTTAACGACTTAGAAATCCGACTGGTACAACAGGTAGCGAATCACTGTGCGATCGCCCTGCGCCAATCACGCTTATATCGCGAAGCTCAGCGACAAGTGCAAGAACTGGAACGGTTGAGCCAGCTCAAAGATGATTTTCTTAACACGGTTTCTCACGAACTCCGTACCCCCATGTCTAGCATTAAACTAGCCACTCAAGTGCTAGAGGTAAACTTGCAAACGCTGGGGCTGTTTGGCGATGAATCCCATGCGATCGCCCGTTCTTGCAAAATCATTCGCGAGGAAGGCCAGCGGGAGATGGAGCTGATTAACAATCTCCTCGACATGGCTCGACTAGATGCTGATACCGAGCCGCTTAACCTTGCTACGATTGATCTTCAGCTTTTCATTCCTTATTTTATAGAGCCGTTTGTTGAGCGAATTCGTCATCAACAACAACACTTTCAGATCAATATTCCTGACAATCTGCCACCCTTAACCACCGATATTGCCTATTTAGAACGAATCTTGATCGAGCTGCTGCATAATGCTTGCAAATATAGTCCTGCTGGAGCCGCGATCGCTTTGTCCGCTCAAGCAACTTCAACCGCACTAGAAATTCGCGTGAGTAATTCTGGAGTTGAGATTCCAGCCGCAGAACAGGAGCATATTTTTAGCAAGTTTTACCGCATTCCCAACCACGATCCCTGGAAGTATAGCGGGACAGGGCTGGGGTTAGCGCTGGTAAAGAAGTTTGCCGATCGTTTAGGGATCGCCATTCGAGTGGAAAGTGGTGGCGGCGAAACTGCCTTTGTTCTGGAGTTTGCGATCGCCTTGCCATAAAACCTAACCCCCAACCCCTTCCCTGCAAGGGAAGGAGAGCCAGATTCAAAGTCCCTCTCCGTGTCGGAAAGGGGTTAGGGGAGAGGCGGTGCAAGGGGTAGAACTTGGAGGTTTGGTTTTAGTGAACCAACTCGATCGCGCGTTTGGCGATCGCTGCCGCAGTCAAACCATTAAA from Trichocoleus desertorum ATA4-8-CV12 encodes:
- a CDS encoding GAF domain-containing protein gives rise to the protein MVCQIDGLLNTAPCGFLSFTDNGTIAMVNATLSKLLGYEPDQLEGLPIASILPIASRIFYQTHLFPLLKLLGKVEEIYLLLRSKQGNDVPMLINAVRQERDNSCSNDCIFVPIRQRIQYEDELLQAKKVAEAATRAQNQANAALEQAQAALELKQIELLELNAKLEEQVQQRTAQLQQALNFESLLQRITAKVRDSLDEQHILQTAVQELGAGLGVEYCDVEIYQADHTRATTAYESHQTLAAAQGWFLQITPASPSNVAFLEREALQFCPITPDKAPPNVSQLVILACSIYDDQGVLGDLWLFRRKEESFNDLEIRLVQQVANHCAIALRQSRLYREAQRQVQELERLSQLKDDFLNTVSHELRTPMSSIKLATQVLEVNLQTLGLFGDESHAIARSCKIIREEGQREMELINNLLDMARLDADTEPLNLATIDLQLFIPYFIEPFVERIRHQQQHFQINIPDNLPPLTTDIAYLERILIELLHNACKYSPAGAAIALSAQATSTALEIRVSNSGVEIPAAEQEHIFSKFYRIPNHDPWKYSGTGLGLALVKKFADRLGIAIRVESGGGETAFVLEFAIALP